Part of the Episyrphus balteatus chromosome X, idEpiBalt1.1, whole genome shotgun sequence genome, TCCCAACATGTCACTAAGTAAACTAAAGGGTTACATCAGGCTCAGACTAGGACATTCATATATAACACATCAGCAACTGTTCAATAAAACATCTCCATCCATATGCCATCTCTGCGAAGAAAATTCCACCCTCACGATGAGCCATTTACTTTCCTGCCCAAAAGTCTCCTCCACATGCGCAAAACTATCCAACCACAACTTAATccatcttttaaaaaatatcaatatcgAAAACATAAACTTAGTTTACAACATTATGAAAactctaaaaattgaaaactctgtttaaaaaaaaaaaaaaaattataataataataatatgtaaTAATAATCCATTCTTTTTTTCTCTACAGTCTATCTCTCTGTATATAGTTTAAGGCCTTGGTCATCCTTATTAAGTAGGCTCTGTAAGCCGCAATTTCTACATTTCTATGCACCTAGTACCTATAtggcaagtaaaaatgttaattagTTTTGTGGTCCTACAGAAACTGGCTAAAGActcaaaaaatcagaaaaagaaccgaaaaaatgattaataaaaaaaatgattaaaaaaaataactgaaaaattaaatcttaCCTTAAAAATGTCCTTCCTTTCCCTATTATTAACCTTACTAGATTTATTTTGCATGACAAATTTTGGAGGAATTTGCGgcacctaaaataaaaattaattttaagtttgggttggaaaatgaattttccatctttaaaattcagttttatatAACATTTGCTGTGTTTtttgctttacaacaaaagcatgattttgttttgttattgttttgcaaataaatacaatgatctgatctggatcacgaggaaaataaaacacagctattatcaACAAGATTccagaaataaattaaaaacaaggttgagacgtcagtttttttttactattcgaATCGGCAAAAATGGATTTAACGATACTCCAAAAGCACACTCAATACCCATAACCGTATTAAGGGGGAGGGTTACGGGGTTTCTATCTATCTGTATACAGATCTACAGCCTGAACCAaaaatgtcaaactcaatgctTACGAGGGGCCAAAATATCGAGGTCAAAATTTTTATGAGCCGcagtaaaaagtaaaattaaaatttttaaaacacaaatttataaaaaaaattggaagaattattttattatttaatgttttccattaatcatttttttctcaaaccaAGTTTGGTTAGCCTGGATGGAtcttataataaaatatcaaaaatagaatacaaatataaaattccGCTTACTTcggaataatatggaaaaatatttatggaaaaaacCCGAAGAAAATCGAGAGAACATATCTTTCGAAGATAAATGTAATTCTGCTAGCctttttcatattcattttaaaagttTAGTTTGCAAATTTAccttaatttgacatatttcGTCACATCCTCGTTTCTCTTCTGACGTCCCAAAAGAGCTAAGTTGCATTTGAATGCTATAACTTAGTCACAATGTTCGTTATAtataacactgtgttacaaaaacaaggttttaaaatatacgcggttCTTTTATTGCGGATTTGGCTTCTGCATCAGCTGTTTCGTTACCAGCGATTCCAGCGTGTCTGGGAATCCAAACGATGTTTAAGGTTTCAGAGTTCAAGATCAGATGGTTGCGTATATTTTCTACAATTTCAGTAGAGTTGGAAATATTTTGTAGGGCTTTTATGATAGCAAGGCTGTCAGAAAATATAATTGTTTTACTTATCTGGGCGTGAGTTATTGCTTTATATATAGCGAATGCTTCGGCAGTAAAAGTTGAGGTATGCTTTGGTAATAGTCCTTTGGAAACAACTGAATCGGTACCATCAACAACAGCAAAAGAGGTGTATGTTTCTGCCTTGGATGCATCCGTAAAGAGTAGTTTCCAACCGAGGGACTTGAAGTTCTCCGAAAATTCTAGAAATAGAGCTTTGTATATATCCACAGAGGTTGAGTTCTTTGGATAGTTGCAAAAATCGGTGTTTATGGTGTAACTTGGGAGGTTCCAAGGTGGTTGGCTAATACTGGTGCGTTCTTGCAAAGAGATCTGTAGGTTGAAATCTTTCGCGAACGTAAGCGCCCTACATAAGGTtgattgtattttttgatttttctttctattCAATATCTTTTTGATTTCTGGATGGATAGTTGTTTTATGGGACGAATTAATTTTCTTACAtccaaaataattacaaaaattaattcgtccCATATAAATCAATAACTCACGCCCAGAAAAGTAAAACAATTATATTTTCTGACAGCCTTTCTATCATAAAAGCCCTACAAAATATTTCCAACTCTACTGAAATTGTAGAAAATATACGCAACCATCTAATCTTGAACtctgaaaccttaaaaatcgtTTGGATTCCCGGACACGCTGGAATCGCTGGTAACGAAACAGCTGATGCAGAAGCCAAATCCGCAATAAAAGAaccattgaaataattttttttaatataacaaaaaagaCACCATTAGGTTCCTTATTGAAAACtggaaattcaaaagaaaagacGCTTGGTCAAATTATAACCACCTACACAAAAACGCCAATCCTCACGGGGACAGAGCAATCTATCCCAACATGTCACTAAGTAAACTAAAGGGTTACATCAGGCTCAGACTAGGACATTCATATATAACACATCAGCAACTGTTCAATAAAACATCTCCATCCATATGCCATCTCTGCGAAGAAAATTCCACCCTCACGATGAGCCATTTACTTTCCTGCCCAAAAGTCTCCTCCACATGCGCAAAACTATCCAACCACAACTTAATccatcttttaaaaaatatcaatatcgAAAACATAAACTTAGTTTACAACATTATGAAAactctaaaaattgaaaactctgtttaaaaaaaaaaaaaaaattataataataataatatgtaaTAATAATCCATTCTTTTTTTCTCTACAGTCTATCTCTCTGTATATAGTTTAAGGCCTTGGTCATCCTTATTAAGTAGGCTCTGTAAGCCGCAATTTCTACATTTCTATGCACCTAGTACCTATAtggcaagtaaaaatgttaattagTTTTGTGGTCCTACAGAAACTGGCTAAAGActcaaaaaatcagaaaaagaaCCGAAAAAATGATTAATAAAAGCTTACCTTAAAAACTGGCGCTTTTTTTTGCTTGTGATATACTTGACTTAAATCTTTTTCGATGGTTCCATTGGCTAAGTTAGATATTGCTTCTTTAAAAGTAGCCAAATCGTGACGGGTTTCAGTTGTCTTCATTGAAGCATGAATTTTAACGTagttttcaataatttgaaaGTTTTCATCATGATATCGCTTTTGACGCTTATTGTAAATCGTTGGAGATGAGTCTAATAAAATGCTTTTGGTAGAATTGGAATTTGGGATAGGAAGAGCTGAAGGATTAAGTAGGAGGTGGAATTTCTTCAAATGGGCTTCGAATGATATACTGTCATTTACAGCAACTGTATCAGAATCTTGATATTGATGTCTATCCGAGGATTTGGGATCGTCGCCGTTTTCTGTAGATGAATAAATATCTCCAAGAAATTGAGACATTTTTAGAGGACGACGATTTGGAGTTGATTTGGTGACGGGTTTGGCAAtaatttcaaatgatttttcagtttgtttggGAGTTGATGATAATAACGGTTTGAATCCAGATGGTACCGCAGTTTCCTTGTATTAAAATTAAGGCATTCGAATCATAAACTCGGAGACATATGAAGTGGAAAAAGGCTATATACGAACTTACAACGCAAGATGATGGATGAGGCTTATTATTGACCAAAATTGTTtcgaatttattgttatttatttcaaattgaatGAATTTCTGCAAATcatcatttttgtgttttaccACTGTTTTGGGTACGTTAAACAGTTGGTTGTGGTTATTTGCTGAATggaatttgttaaaatttaatttggctTTTTTAGCCATTAAAAATGCATATAACATGTTGTATGGTATAATAAGGTAATGGTTTGGGGACAATAAAATCTTTTATCTTTTGATTCAGAGTTTTAAACCAGTACAGTTACAGATTACAGTGGAACACAGAAAGGAAGCATCATCCATCaacaaactataccaagactttagactggaaactttcgtacgtctttccccccaaaacccttttgtgtacagtgctgtctgtgaatatatgtgattGCCACCACGTTGgcaaatgacgttaacacgcacacatagATAGATTCACGatattcaccacacctcgcagcttgtaggcaaacgtcatttGACCGCTCAGTTTCaagtcttggtatagtttgtcgatggccaccaccataaacaaaaaataccaagactggaaactcggcggtcaactgacgtttgcctacaagctgcgaggtgtggtgaatgtcgtgaacctatcgttgtgttcgtgtcaaatgtgtggtgaatgtcgtgaatctataaatgtgtgcgtgttaacgtcatttaccaacgtggtggctttcacatatattcacagacagcactgtacacaaaagggtttcggggggaaagacgtacgaaagtttccagtcttggtattttttgtttatggccaCCACCACaaacaaactataccaagaTTGGTCTggttcataaacaaaaaataccaaaactggaaactcggcggtcaactgacgtttgcctacaagctgcaaggtgtggtgaatgtcgtgaacttatcgttgagttcgtgtccgatgtgtggtgaatgtcgtgaatctataaatgtgtgcgtgttaacgtcctttaccaacgtggtggctttcacatatcttcacagacaacactgtacacaacagggttttggggggaaagacgtacgaaagtttccagtcttggtattttttgtttatggtctgGTTCTTTGTATAAAAAacctatagtactatcatgaaaaaacagcgccaccaaaaaagtaagctagcgaacgaactaaaaaatatgtcaaatttgaaacagaaatgtatatctcatcaCTTACTCCTATTAttaattcgatctaagcgccctcgcgaccactcaggtaacgaacaaactaaaaaattgcacttcatgatagtactatagattttatatacaaaggtctggttctacacgaagacgtagacgcacaagatcataaacaaaaaataccaaggcTGGAAACTCGGCCGTCAACTAACGTTTGCCTACAAgttgcgaggtgtggtgaatgtcgtgaacctatcgttgtgttcgtgtccgatgtgtggtgaatgttgagaatctataaatgtgtgagTGTTAACGTCacttaccaacgtggtggctttcacatatattcacagacaatactgaacacaaaagggttttggggggagaGACGTACGAAAGCTTCCAGTCTTGGCATTGTTTATCGATGGGGCCAATCCATAAGGTGCGTCCCGCAAAGAGAGATGAGGACTGAGCAGTGAGCACTCAgatgtcgaattcctttaaaaaaaaaactcgatctGAAATCGGTTTTTTGCTCagtaaaataaaagtaatataaaaaatgttacttgTGTAAAATTCCCACTCTTTAAGGTAACTGTCagaaaatgagtttgaaaattttcaaactcattttctaaagtttttgcgagcaaaaaattaaaaataatgatgcaggaagcttattttttggttaaaaaaaaaaaacaatttttgtagtttttttcataaacaaaaatagcgCCAgaaaaggtataactacaacggccactttttgcaaaaagtcaaaaagtgaaaattttcaaactcatgttgtgacagttttttccaccacaagattaaaaataatgatctcACCATTAATTTTATGACTGTAAGTATTAGGATTAGGTCTATTTTCACAGATtgaataattgaacaaaataggAGACTTGGGTGTCACTTATTCAAACTTAATATATTCCTCTTTCGTTAACTTCAAGAAAAGTAAGCGTACTCAGCataaaaaatcgtatggaaaaaatgaagttttagtaattttcgattttcttaaaaactagcAGAGATACAACTatttggttttcagtgtttgattaattgatagtgcagtgaattaaaaaagtcattttagagttttatttaacaaaaagttaaaaaaaattagtattttgattttaccttatgtttttacatttttacttgcgatatagcctggtacgctgctcgcgctaaaatttagctgagataaaattcccatacaagttatcgataacttgtatgggatccattttatctcggctaaaaattttcgataatttgtatgggagctaaaatttagcgccagcagcgtaccaggcttgtatgggaattttatctcggctaaaatttagcgcgagcagcgtaccaggcttaagtctctaaaatccattttcttccaaaaatagAGCAAAATATCtccttcaatttcagatttttttttataaaatggattttaaagtcATTCAACTATTTTATCATCAAGcccctggtacgctgctcgcactaaattttagctcccatacaaattatagaaaatttttagctgagataaaatggatcccatacaaattatcgataacttgtatgggaattttatctcagctaaaattttgcgcgagcagcgtaccaggcttcataGATAAAATTTACGGAACATGGCCACAAAGTTCAGTTCTGAGGCATTTCAATCTCTAGCCTCTACACCAAAAACTCCGAAAGATTCAACGAAATAAACACGTCTATAAAATAAACCTACTCCGAATGTCCGAATTCATGCAGAAATGTCATTCTTTTTGAcagaatttaattaattcaattcTTGTTCTCAGCTTTAAGAAGagttgtgcaaaaaaaaaacacacatttcaGAAGTTTGACCAAATAACTACAAATAATTCCCATAGAGTTAGTTTCAAACTAACAAATATTATACAACACAAATGCTTATCATTATTGTTAACataattaaatcaaattaaattcagATATCTCCTCAAATCATTGCGCGCGCGGGAAGAAAAGAAACAagagaaatcaagaaaacaacATTCTCttggacatatttttttttttgtttgctaaacaaaaaattccacgacaaatgttttttggttgaaaattgTAGCTTcaccaaaaaaatgcaaaattgaaaaaaaatagaaaaataaaaacacttaattGGAAATCTGTGTGAAATTCCTTGCCCCTTTTCCTTCTCGCTATGGAAATCAGTGAAGAAAAAGATTCTCAAATAGGAAGTAATctcaaaaacaacacaaaactgCAAACTGGCACTGATACAGAAACAACAACAAGTTCTTGCAACTGGTCAAGATTTTCGGAATGGGTTCATTGTATGTGCGTGGTTACATTCGATCTGGAACTTGGCCAAGCAATCGAGGTTAGTCCTGTTGTTACGATTTTGCTCTCctaatatttataaacaaatttcacACATTCTTAGGTTATTTATCCAGAAAAATTCACTCCATCTGAACAAGAGAAGACAAATATTTGCTATTTGGCATTTCCAGACTCGAATTCCGGTTGCATGGGCGACACTCAGTTCCATGTTAGATTGAGACTAGCAGCAGATGGAAGCAATCACCAGAatgataacaataaaaacacttCGTTGAGCTTCGAGCATAAACGATTCAATACACAGTGTAATTCTGTGCAGAAAGCAGACAAAGCTCATTATTGGGGTTTTGTGTATTTTCGTCAGAGAAAGGAGGCGTCCTTGCCACGCGGTTACTTCCAAAAGGTTTGTTTCTCTTCTGTTATATAAtattactagctgacccggcgggcTTCGTTTCACTTTTTCtagtatttatttcaaatttttgaaactgTAGTGTGTGAAGCTTTTCCAATACCAACAGAAATCGGGTCTCAACAACAAAtctaatacatacatacatacaattcCGGTGTCGCGGTGTTTCTGAGACGaaccgatttttatgaaattgtgTGTCATTTCTGGTTGGTCTAAGAATCGTCAGACACCTATTTTTCATACCCCTAAATGCTTAGGGTGgtcgaaacaatttttttttggaatgaaatggTTAAAGTGGTCCAACAAAATTTGTGCTTATCTTGTTTTGAACGATTTTAATGAAAGTTTGTGGGCATATCGGGTTGCATAACtgctgcatactcacatttcggttgtacctccactcccaaaatttgttCTGAGCAGAGGCGGATTTACCAGAAGGCTGAGTAGGCTGGAGCCTAGGGCGGCAGATTTTAGGGGCGGCAAATTTGGGGACCGATCTGTTCACCTCATCGAAGTCCAACTAATTTTTCCATGACGACTTTCTGATGTCTTGCAGacagaattctgtaaaaaaaattttccaatgacTTTTTTCTCCCATTAGTCATTGCACATTCCATATTCTAGACTAAAACAGCAAGTTCGCCGCCCTTCAAATAGTAATCGGCATCTGCGCCTTTTGCCCATATTTTGCATGAGAAAATCCCCAATATAACGTAAGACGTTTGTATACTAAAATGACTTGCTCTGGGAGCTACAATTTGtcttaaataagaaatttatcttGGCAGTCCCCTTCGCTCTTCGCCCCTCTTTCCCATGACACGATAATTGCTTTATACATTCACACCTATTACGTAGGTCGTTTGTTATGAAACGACACAAAAAAGGACTCACTCTGGACGCCAAAATTGAGGCTCAAAGAGCGAGTCGTTTTTTGTGTCGTTTTATAAAAAACGACTTACGTAATAGGTGTGAATGTATTCCCCTTTTCTCACTAACAACCCATACATCATACATGCCAGTCCAACTACTGGTTGGAGGCTACGAACTGGCTAGTTTATACatataattttgtgatttttttttaaattttaaacagtgaattcaattgtttttgtttttttatacgctaaaaaaatttaacagttACGAGTTACACGTAATTTTAACTTTCGTGTGATTGTAATCACGTTCCTTACAAGTTTTCACGTGAGAATGAGAaggactaatgaagctatcataTATGaccatatttgaaaaagttgagGTGATTTTACTTGGGAAAAAcatggttttacaaaaaaaaaacagcgggATGTTTTCGGAGTGATCCGTTTATCGGGGAAACCCGTAATTTTACTGACACGACATTGTGATTTTACCCAAGATTTTCATGATGTTAAGAACAAACTTGTGGTTTAACCGAAGTGACTCCTGGTTTTCGGGCAACCCATCATATTAATGCGGAACTCAaactcattgaaataaaatgcacgaaataAAGCACTTTtatatgttagtttacttgtagatagaaatttaaaaaaaatttaatgtggaggaagagccgacatttagggtaaaattttataaaatggaaacattttttacttgctctatagggcaagtattggtttcgtgtagaaaaaaaaattgaggttttaatcaaaaccaacattacgataatggagaagatcaaaaaagtggttttcgtcatgccgtccgtcggtctgtgcgtctgtgcgtctgtgcgtctgtacgtccatctgtacatcgagctagggcctaaacggatggatggatttgcttgaaacttggtacagatgacttttacgtaattccctagaccccttttttttatttttttaatatctccgttttaacgcatatctcccatataacgttttcgaggtattgcaaaatgcggagaacggaaatatggcgttgccgtttttcaaaaattgacatatttttaaagttcataaatttcatcaaaacataagtcaattttattcaaaatttatagacataattttgaactggcgaatgtaaaaaaaattaaaaagaagtttttaaaaaaaaatttttaaaaggtttttgaaaaaaataaatttaaatgtaatttttttaa contains:
- the LOC129920632 gene encoding uncharacterized protein LOC129920632, with the protein product MLYAFLMAKKAKLNFNKFHSANNHNQLFNVPKTVVKHKNDDLQKFIQFEINNNKFETILVNNKPHPSSCVETAVPSGFKPLLSSTPKQTEKSFEIIAKPVTKSTPNRRPLKMSQFLGDIYSSTENGDDPKSSDRHQYQDSDTVAVNDSISFEAHLKKFHLLLNPSALPIPNSNSTKSILLDSSPTIYNKRQKRYHDENFQIIENYVKIHASMKTTETRHDLATFKEAISNLANGTIEKDLSQVYHKQKKAPVFKVPVVPAKFYKIITEDSLDISQHLNTNEKHGHKGIRVDWNTQNENGFYQNKVITSKQHANQIKKNRNHRNEILSDLNFKTCGPTQKSIRYEKEITKFLDITKDSRVCDLSISQSFELCRDLDSYFSINKNPNEEETLF